The stretch of DNA tttattaatcttcatatatatatatctgtgtTATATTTATTACACAAAAGGCTCATTATTGGTTAACAAAAATTTGTGTTaacaattactaattggattagatcgatTTTTTTGATTCGATATTCAATTACACacctaaaatttaatattaacataaaaatctgaagaaaaatacataaaaaaattaaatatcacccTTTATTAAAGTTCAATACTCCACAAACATACTATCGTTACAATGTAATGCAacgaaaaatttcaaataattaaaataacaatatttctaagtaataaaatagaacaaaacatcatggaaataaatacacaaaataacCAAGTGTTATGAAttcaacaaaaaaatcaataaaaattaattggattggattggatgttgCCTACCCCTAGTTGTGATATCAAAGccacaaataatataaaaattcaaaaaataatttatattcaaAAGAATAAAGATcacaaataatttaattaatatcaaTTCTACTCTTGGAGagaaatcaataataatcaatatatTTGATATAATAGAATCAAAATTGAGTATTTTGTgatattcttttctttttaaaaaaatattatatgtagtGATGCATACATGAGTCTTAGATGTGTGTAAGTTTatttgataatatttttttcaatggcGGCCAAATTTGATTATATGGTTGAGAGATTAGACTCATTTATAAAAACTTTAGAAAGCCTTCAAATACAAAGTATTCGCAATGAGCAATTACTAAAGTTGTTATTGCAACGaacataaatgaaaaaaattaaaagtagaTGCGAATGATGTTGAAGCAAATTAAGAAATCTCAAGAAGATAAATCGAATATCAAAAAGTTAAATTTATACACACCAAATAAATGtagttttaaaaatttcaaattcatTAAATCTTTGAAGAGCTGCGAGAAAAGCTTTTTGGAATTTATCTTTACCAAATGTGAAGATCTTGGGTAAACTTTAttctttttgtttatttttattttaatatgtattttttagaATTTAGGATAATATGAATGAGATTTCATCTCCAAACCAATTGACAATGAGAGGAGTAGCGCATTCATCTTATacatgataatttattttcacacattagCAACGTGGGACTAACTCTAATACACCTTCCTCACGTTTGGGCTTGGAAAGTGTGGGTATAACGAACGACATTTAAGAGACCACAGAGTCGAACATGACATTTGAGAGAATCCCACAAGGCCAAATATCGAGAAATTTGTGAGTGTACATGTCAATAAATTTGTGGATTTTTGAAAGAGGTCAAAGACCCAATATTAGAAACTGGCACACATTGGCCGAAAAGTCTCAAATGGAAGGGAGACAGCAAAAGTATCTTTTTGGGCTGGCAGCACTTTGGCTCACAACAGATCACAAACGATTTTTTTGGACCGGTGGCATTTGggctcacaacggatcacaagtggctttgataccatgttagaatttgggaTAAGGTGAATgaagttccatctcaaaactaattggcaatGGGAAGACTAGCCCATTCATCTTATACATGACAATTTATATCCACACATAAGTAATGTGGGATTAACTTTAATACACCCTTACGTTTTGGCCTGAAAAGTGTGGGTATAACAAACGACATTTAAGAGGCCACAAGGCCGAAAATGACATTTGAAATAATCCCACAAGGCCAAATATCGAGAAATTTGTGGGTGTACATGTTAGAAAATTTGTGGATTTTGAAACAGGTCAAAGACCTCAACACTGAAACTGGCAACATTGGGCGAAAGGTCCCAAATGGAGGATAAAGGGGAGACATCGGAAGTATCTTTTAGGATGGCACTTTGGGCTCACAATGAATCacaagtggctctgataccatgttagaatttgggataagatgaatgaggtttcatctcaaaatcaatCGGTAATGGAAGGAGTAGCCCATTGATCTTATATATGACAATTTATTTCTACATATTAGCAATGTGAGACCAACTCTAATAgtatttgttgttattgttattaCCACAATTGAATTTGAGTTTATATGTATTTCATAGAGAGGAAATATTTAGTAGATCATCacatatttttaaaacatttgGATATGTGGTTCCCAGTTTTGAGAATAAAGCTTGAAACTATAATTTTAGAAACTGTTTCCAGTATATAAATCAAATAGTCGTTTAAAATAATGAATACAAAACAAAGATTATATAGATTAAATGTGTCCACCATAGTAATATTTTAATGGGTTTTGCCAcaagaaatttataattttttttagtaatcaatatagataatagggaaattatagATGAGTTTATGTGAGTACAtggattaaaatattttaacatgTGGAATAACACATCACATGATATTGTAGTGTCTATTagtaatattttacaaaattttaatcaaaaatttaaacaattattctaataaattaattttaattccttttttctttttgaataaaaatcataagatttattaattaataaattcgttcAAAACAATAGAACGCACTTCAGAGGAACAGTCCTCCAATTGAAGCACACGacctgtagagaaacaagagtctattgccaagcaatgagccaacttatttgcagagcattttacaaaacacaaatcaATAAAGGATAAAGCCAAAAGCGAATTTCGAACATCTTGAACAATAAGACCAAACTGTGAAGGCATAAAAATACCGCTCTGAATCGCTTGGACACACACTAAGTTATCCTGTTTCCAACATGACTCTATCTCACGAATGAGTTGCAATCCAACTCAATGCTTCTTTAATGTCTATTATCTCAGCAATTTCGGGTTGAACACATCCAATCTTCCCCTTCTTGAATGCTTCTACCATAGCACCATAATGATTCTGAGCTACACAACCAATGCCAAAAGACAAGACTCGACCCAGAAAAACtaaaaggaaaagactaaaaaatcatgtcaaaagacaagactaatgagaaaaactaaaagaaaaaaactaaagaaccatgtcaaaagacaagactaatgggaaaaactaaattagtttcaCATAAAGACGATCATagcattaaaattaaacattttaattCCTTTTctttgttctttattttttagtcttttttttaaataattattttttcttaaatatatttttgctGTGCAGTGATACATTAAATTATGCAATATATTTGTACTGCATgtactaaattttaatattgtagTTTTTTATACtttgaaatattaattataaatttaattttaattatataggtgTGGCTTAGATTTGAGGAGACTATTTTATCTGATGAAAATCAATGTTATTTGTTATCTTTGTATCCTCAACTGATGTTTTCTTTTCTAGTGGATATTTTTTTTGGTGTGGATTGAATTGAGTTGAGTAATTTGTACTAACACtcctaatattattatcattattactaTTTTCCCATCATACCATAGATGGAAACAAAATCATAACACAACGAGTATTAGAAGGaatttcaccaaaaaaaaaaagcaatagAAAGAAAAACCGATATATACAGAGATTTCGATCGAACAAAAGTAGTACATAATAAACCAACCCTACACTCCGATATAGGTACAGCAAACAGCCCATATCTCACATcgtcatcatatatatattatatatatatatataacaaactaCACAGCCTCCTCATCCAAAACACAGAGACAAACACAGCACAGCTATACCTATTTATAGTAGTTAAGTGACATTCTCAGTCGTTTGATTTGGAACTGCAAAACATGATCTTGTGATGAtcatatcatcatcatcatcattatatTTCACACGTCGTAAGGAGGAGGAGGGCTGCTTCTGGGTCCAACTTCGCCTGTTTTCTCGTACGCATCCGATGCTGACTTTCTTCGAAACCTAAACGACTCTCTGCCTCCTAACAAAACATTCAATGAGTTCCACCATTTCTTAGCAAATCCACAATATACATAATCATTTCTTTTGTTTATACATCCAAACTCGCCATGTATAAATATTgaaatattaaaacaaaaatatttagaTGAACAAACTTAGACAAGGGTATTTCTTCAGTAATATTCATCACAATTCACAACTACACACTCGTGAATAGTTCAACTCAAAATCAGAATTTGTGTCGAGATAATTAATGGGATTTATCTTATATATAGCCAGTGGCTtataatatagatatatatatacgtacaaCCAACCCAATTAaaacaaaatttgatttttcagaCCATAAATTATGAGCACTTTCAGTGTTAATGTGGCCCCTATTGTATACCAATCTATTCCATATCCCACCAAATGGTCATaatcataaatatattaattgtcaTGCATATAGTGTTAGTGTATTACGTTAAAAGGGTAAAAACGTCATTTCAGTAAGAGTGTAATTATTATATGCATCCTCCTAACACTACACCATTATCCACTAAATAGTAGACAGCATCACAAAATGACAAAACTACCCTTCCTGGATGTTCAAAGAGACTGATTACACAGATAATGCATTCCCCTAAATAATGGAGAGAACAAGTCTTCCAAGTAAATAGAACAGGGGCAATTGGGTCATTTCATTAAACTTACCAGAAAACGGCGACACTGGAGGAGTTGATCCAGCTGGCGAAACCGGAGGCGAACCGCTCAGGCTCGCTGGTGGTCTTACTATCATAATACTCCGCGTAACTCTCGTCGGCTGATCCTCACCGTATGATCTTACGTTTCCACCGTCAGATCCTAATCAGATTAAAAAACACCAATTATTAATCTAACACAATTCCCCTCGTACTTGAAATATAGTTTCCATTTaagttaaaattaaatatgCAAATATAAAGAGATGACAGTAGATCCAAGCCGGCCGatcatttttaatattattgttagtagtagtaatagtagcagtagagtattattatttattaagatCTTTGTTCTAATAATAAGCCACCAACTGGGCCGTACCCTTGCCCGAATTAGACCGGAAACTGAAGGTGGAATGCTTTCGAAGCTTTGCTAGACCGTTCTCCGGACGAGGTCCGGCAACGGTGTCATCCCAAAGCTGGTCGAGTAGGTCCATATGGGTAAAGTAAGTTTTTAAGAAGAGACTGAGAGATCGAAAAAGCGGCTAAT from Cannabis sativa cultivar Pink pepper isolate KNU-18-1 chromosome 2, ASM2916894v1, whole genome shotgun sequence encodes:
- the LOC133034023 gene encoding dormancy-associated protein homolog 3-like isoform X2, with the protein product MDLLDQLWDDTVAGPRPENGLAKLRKHSTFSFRSNSGKGSDGGNVRSYGEDQPTRVTRSIMIVRPPASLSGSPPVSPAGSTPPVSPFSESRLGFEESQHRMRTRKQAKLDPEAALLLLTTCEI
- the LOC133034023 gene encoding dormancy-associated protein homolog 3-like isoform X1, producing the protein MDLLDQLWDDTVAGPRPENGLAKLRKHSTFSFRSNSGKGSDGGNVRSYGEDQPTRVTRSIMIVRPPASLSGSPPVSPAGSTPPVSPFSGGRESFRFRRKSASDAYEKTGEVGPRSSPPPPYDV